The following proteins are encoded in a genomic region of Saccharomyces mikatae IFO 1815 strain IFO1815 genome assembly, chromosome: 9:
- the SEC6 gene encoding SNARE-binding exocyst subunit SEC6 (similar to Saccharomyces cerevisiae SEC6 (YIL068C); ancestral locus Anc_7.258) produces MTSSPLQQVCDLVKGDLSLERVRDIKEQLLKEKSVIEYQLNKESDKYYGEVEESLKLLNISKDSVTSIKQQINEVNKLGNDNRFAINRYDILFQATKLYETINTTSSIYNRIYSFVALMEHIERLLVTELAEDALQTGCPHLLEIHFLLTSARDFQEQVVIMAKEATEDAQRTVIKLFSRLSGIISKFDKLLDGLTYDIVEMARADQISLAIRLFKIYDLEEREDLRIEAIRNIIKKKEIEIEKSSIKKLPNSKNTARLQEEAPTIIEYPTNKGLYQEIMSGTISTRTAPRGYKHFLINGINNSISEMFGEMKDKYVGDQKFDVLDNMDWIFNELIIVKEHIANCCPPHWNIFEVYFNQYYKELHSLITDLVDSEPETIIILDILAFDKTFQDTLKQDFGFSKNEVKSVIGDEEKETLFKDYLNLIVVKMTEWIGNLEKAEFDVFLERSTPPHSDSDGLLFLDGTKTCFQMFTQQVEVAAGTNQAKILVGVVERFSDLLTKRQKNWISKISGEIKRQINYNHKYDIDPESITPEEECAGGLVEYLIAVSNDQMKAADYAVAISSKYGKLVSKLYEKQITNNLEGTLDGFAEVAQCSSLGLITLMFDDLTKPYQEIFSKSWYMGSQAQQIADTLDEYLLDIKPQMNSVLFVNFIDNVIGETIIKFLSALSFEHSFKSKNNKFLEAMKRDFEIFYQLFVKVLDGNESKDTLITQNFTVMEFFMDLSCEPIDSILDIWKKYLEVYWDSRIDLLVGILKCRKDVSSSERKKITQQATEMLHDYRHNMEANGVDREPTLMRRFALEFEK; encoded by the coding sequence ATGACCTCAAGTCCCTTACAGCAAGTTTGTGATTTAGTAAAGGGTGATCTATCACTTGAAAGAGTACGAGATATTAAGGAACAATTATTGAAGGAAAAATCAGTGATAGAATACCaattaaataaagaatCGGATAAATATTATGGTGAAGTCGAAGAATCTCTCAAACTGTTGAACATATCCAAGGATTCAGTCACATCAATCAAACAACAAATCAATGAAGTCAACAAGTTAGGTAATGACAATCGATTTGCAATTAATCGTTATGATATACTTTTCCAAGCCACAAAACtatatgaaacaattaaTACCACATCTTCGATTTATAATCGAATATATAGTTTTGTTGCATTGATGGAGCATATAGAAAGGCTATTAGTGACGGAATTGGCGGAAGACGCTTTACAGACTGGCTGTCCCCACCTTTTGGAAATTCATTTCCTATTAACTTCAGCACGGGACTTTCAAGAACAGGTTGTTATTATGGCTAAAGAAGCAACTGAAGATGCACAACGTACAGTCATAAAACTTTTTTCCAGACTATCGggaataatatcaaaatttgacaAATTGTTGGACGGATTAACATATGATATTGTGGAAATGGCTAGAGCTGATCAGATATCTTTAGCAATTAGACTTTTCAAGATTTATGATCTAGAAGAAAGGGAAGACTTGAGAATTGAAGCAATTAGGAACATtatcaagaagaaagaaattgaaattgaaaaatcttcGATAAAAAAACTTCCAAACAGTAAAAACACTGCAAGACTACAAGAGGAAGCACCCACAATTATAGAGTATCCGACAAACAAGGGATTGTATCAAGAGATAATGAGCGGTACAATCTCAACAAGAACAGCACCCCGTGGTTATAAGCATTTTCTAATAAATGGGATAAATAATTCCATATCTGAAATGTTTGGAGAAATGAAAGACAAATATGTTGGAGATCAAAAATTCGATGTTCTTGATAACATGGATTGGATTTTCAACGAATTGATTATAGTAAAGGAACATATTGCCAATTGCTGTCCCCCACATTGGAACATATTTGAGGTGTACTTTAATCAGTACTATAAGGAACTACATTCATTGATTACGGACCTCGTGGACTCTGAACCTGAAACCATTATTATTCTCGATATTCTTGCGTTCGATAAGACGTTTCAAGACACCCTTAAACAGGATTTCGGCTTTAGTAAGAATGAAGTCAAATCTGTTATCGgcgatgaagaaaaggaaacgCTATTTAAAGACTACTTGAATTTAATTGTCGTTAAAATGACTGAATGGATCGGTAATTTGGAGAAAGCTGAATTTGATGTGTTCTTGGAAAGAAGCACGCCTCCACATTCCGATTCAGATGGATTACTTTTCCTTGATGGGACCAAGACTTGTTTCCAAATGTTTACCCAGCAAGTGGAAGTCGCAGCAGGTACTAACCAGGCAAAAATTCTTGTCGGCGTAGTTGAACGATTTAGTGATCTGTTAACAAAGAGACAAAAAAACTGGATATCCAAGATAAGTGGAGAAATCAAAAGGCAAATCAATTACAATCACAAATATGATATAGATCCAGAGAGTATAACTCCGGAAGAAGAATGCGCGGGAGGATTGGTAGAATATTTAATTGCGGTGTCAAATGATCAAATGAAAGCTGCGGACTACGCCGTTGCCATTTCATCCAAATACGGTAAACTAGTTTCTAAACTTTATGAGAAGCAAATTACTAACAATTTAGAAGGAACTTTAGATGGATTTGCCGAAGTTGCTCAATGCAGCTCTTTAGGCTTAATCACATTAATGTTTGACGATTTAACGAAACCatatcaagaaatttttagtAAAAGTTGGTACATGGGGAGCCAAGCGCAACAGATCGCTGATACACTCGATGAATATCTGTTAGACATCAAGCCCCAAATGAACTCTGTGCTATTTGTCAATTTTATAGATAATGTTATTGGAGAAAcaattataaaatttttgagtGCTTTATCGTTCGAGCATTCATTTAAAAGTAAGAACAATAAGTTTTTAGAGGCAATGAAGAGggattttgaaattttttacCAGCTCTTTGTCAAAGTACTAGATGGCAATGAAAGTAAGGATACCTTGATCACACAAAATTTTACTGTCATGGAGTTTTTTATGGATCTAAGTTGTGAGCCTATTGATAGCATACTAgatatttggaaaaaatatcttgagGTATACTGGGATTCGCGCATAGATTTACTTGTAGGGATATTGAAGTGCAGGAAAGATGTAAGCAGctcagaaagaaaaaagatcaCTCAACAGGCTACAGAAATGTTGCATGATTACCGCCATAATATGGAAGCTAACGGAGTAGATCGCGAGCCTACGTTAATGAGGCGGTTTGCGTTAGAATTCGAGAAGTAA
- the MAM33 gene encoding Mam33p (similar to Saccharomyces cerevisiae MAM33 (YIL070C); ancestral locus Anc_7.265) yields the protein MFLRSVNRAVARSVLSTPKSTVVKSSWRVLTVANSKRCFIPAIIMKNQETQRVGEILQSELKIEKDTLPDSTSVDTFNDFLNKYKFSLVETPNKNEAEIVRRTESGETVHVFFDVAQIANLPYNNAMDENTETNEDGINEDDFDALSDNFANVNVVISKESATEPAISFELLMNLQEGSFYVDSATPYTSVDAALNQSAEAEITRELAYHGPPFSNLDEELQESLEAYLESRGVNEELASFISAYSEFKENNEYISWLEKMKSFFH from the coding sequence ATGTTCTTAAGAAGCGTCAATCGTGCTGTTGCTAGAAGCGTTTTGTCTACGCCGAAGTCCACTGTGGTGAAATCATCGTGGAGAGTATTGACTGTTGCCAACTCTAAAAGATGTTTTATCCCGGCTATAATCATGAAAAATCAGGAGACCCAAAGAGTAGGTGAGATTTTGCAATCGGAATTGAAAATTGAGAAGGACACGTTGCCAGATTCAACTTCAGTGGACACATTTAATGACTTTTTGAacaaatacaaattttCATTGGTGGAGACACCCAATAAGAATGAGGCTGAGATAGTTAGAAGAACTGAGTCTGGTGAAACTGTTCATGTGTTCTTTGATGTTGCCCAAATTGCTAATTTGCCCTACAACAATGCAATGGATGAAAATACTGAAACAAACGAAGACGGGATAAATGAGGATGATTTTGATGCCTTATCAGATAACTTCGCCAATGTTAATGTTGTCATTTCTAAGGAAAGTGCAACTGAACCTGCTATCTCATTTGAACTGTTAATGAACTTACAAGAAGGTTCATTTTATGTTGATAGCGCTACTCCATATACCTCTGTTGATGCTGCTTTGAATCAGTCCGCTGAAGCCGAAATTACAAGAGAATTGGCATACCATGGCCCACCCTTTTCCAATttggatgaagaattaCAAGAATCTTTAGAAGCTTATTTGGAAAGCAGAGGCGTCAATGAAGAGTTAGCCTCTTTCATTAGTGCCTATTCCGAGTTTAAAGAGAACAACGAATACATTTCTTGGTtggaaaagatgaagagcTTTTTCCACTAA
- the RPS24B gene encoding 40S ribosomal protein eS24 (similar to Saccharomyces cerevisiae RPS24A (YER074W) and RPS24B (YIL069C); ancestral locus Anc_7.262) encodes MSDAVTIRTRKVISNPLLARKQFVVDVLHPNRANVSKDELREKLAEVYKAEKDAVSVFGFRTQFGGGKSVGFGLVYNSVAEAKKFEPTYRLVRYGLAEKVEKASRQQRKQKKNRDKKIFGTGKRLAKKVARRNAD; translated from the exons ATG TCTGACGCTGTCACTATTCGTACCAGAAAGGTTATCTCCAACCCATTGTTGGCCAGAAAGCAATTCGTTGTCGACGTCTTGCACCCAAACAGAGCTAATGTCTCCAAGGATGAATTGCGTGAAAAATTGGCCGAAGTCTACAAGGCTGAAAAGGACGCTGTCTCTGTTTTCGGTTTCAGAACCCAATTTGGTGGTGGTAAGTCTGTTGGTTTCGGTTTGGTCTACAACTCCGTCGCAGAAGCTAAAAAGTTCGAACCAACCTACAGATTAGTCAGATACGGCTTGGCTGAAAAGGTTGAAAAGGCTTCTagacaacaaagaaagcaaaagaagaacagaGACAAGAAGATCTTCGGTACCGGCAAAAGATTGGCCAAGAAGGTTGCTCGTCGTAACGCTGATTAA
- the PCI8 gene encoding Pci8p (similar to Saccharomyces cerevisiae PCI8 (YIL071C); ancestral locus Anc_7.267) codes for MFYGAKGPILIERIGHLLSVNYGSKDERKQWAIQGISYLQEIHCTNTPYLDILIEESGLRPVNILNSQLVSNPHSSLLGGFDENTARDIISHNFHNAIFQMESQEVPLSQRCQHLEKITQISLLCKNFKGVEEIEYNVKSIIQRRENYDNSGPVIERGTGRETAQEDVFSLVRIQILLCVSYFLQERYFDCCTKFFTIMNSEPLTLKVLSEHFNSVDFISKEEFMMMLNISVLISIPLDNYDDFIYLSDLKQFFCMTPLLVTCLELLINTNFNKFFKIWHGEINGMCVKSLFLEPSWSSSAAIIMRCKIYFFYLRISKKLQFTYLSSTLGIDLEDIKKELTKLIISGQLNFEIDDDVIHFEDSSILQSIINEISKNGTIINGVIDKLKNQNLDLKDIIQSNPVQYSSNNNTVNITSSESTEDMDIDEVNNRSDISDSEGNLFES; via the coding sequence ATGTTTTATGGCGCCAAAGGACCCATATTGATTGAACGTATTGGTCATTTACTCTCTGTCAATTATGGTAGTaaagatgaaagaaaacaatgggCAATTCAAGGCATAAGCTATTTGCAGGAAATTCACTGTACAAACACACCTTATCTGGATATCCTAATAGAGGAGAGTGGGTTAAGACCTGTTAATATACTGAATAGCCAACTGGTAAGTAATCCTCATTCTTCGTTACTTGGAGGATTCGATGAAAATACTGCACGAGATATAATTTCACATAATTTCCATAATGCAATATTTCAAATGGAGTCACAAGAAGTTCCATTGAGTCAGCGATGTCAGCatttagaaaaaatcaCCCAAATATCGTTATTGTGTAAGAACTTTAAAGGCGTTGAAGAAATCGAATATAATGTGAAAAGTATTATTCAACGGCGTGAGAATTATGATAATTCTGGTCCCGTGATAGAGCGTGGGACCGGTCGTGAAACTGCTCAAGAGGATGTTTTTTCACTTGTGAGAATACAAATATTGCTCTGTGTCTCTTATTTCTTACAAGAAAGATATTTTGACTGTTGCACAAAATTCTTTACAATAATGAATTCAGAACCATTGACACTGAAGGTTCTTTCAGAACATTTTAATAGTGTTGATTTCATATCGAAAGAGGAGTTTATGATGATGCTGAATATATCTGTACTCATTTCCATACCATTGGATAATTatgatgattttatttaCTTGAGTGATTTAAAGCAGTTTTTTTGTATGACACCATTGTTGGTTACTTGTCTCGAACTGCTAATAAACACAAACTTCaacaagtttttcaaaatttggcATGGAGAGATAAATGGGATGTGTGTGAAAAGTCTTTTTCTGGAACCGAGCTGGTCATCATCCGCTGCAATTATTATGAGATGTAAAATTTACTTCTTTTACTTgagaatatcaaaaaagCTACAGTTTACTTATTTATCATCTACATTAGGTATTGATCTGGAAGATATTAAGAAAGAGTTAACGAAGCTTATAATATCAGGACAGTTAAATTTCGAAATCGATGATGATGTAATACATTTTGAGGATAGCTCTATCTTACAAAGTATCATCAATGAAATTAGCAAAAATGGTACCATAATCAACGGGGTTATAGATAAGctaaaaaatcaaaatttggatttgaaagatattattcaaagtAATCCTGTACAGTATAgcagtaataataatacagtAAATATCACTAGTAGTGAAAGCACTGAAGATATGGATATAGACGAAGTTAATAACAGGAGTGACATTAGTGATTCAGAAGGCAATTTGTTTGAAAGTTGA